One segment of Polypterus senegalus isolate Bchr_013 chromosome 8, ASM1683550v1, whole genome shotgun sequence DNA contains the following:
- the myf5 gene encoding myogenic factor 5, translating into MEVQDNCHYSPSQLFYHSSCMPSPEGSEFIDNFEQRFAALADFQGSDEDEHVRAPSGHHQAGHCLMWACKACKRKSNTVDRRKAATMRERRRLKKVNQAFETLRRCTSVNPNQRLPKVEILRNAIQYIEGLQDLLREQVENYYSLPGQSSSEPGSPTSNCSDGMMECNSPDWRSRSNSYGSSYTSEMQNECPSERGPAVSSLQCLSSIVERLSSSNAGVLASRDVSTLSLTCTDSQPSTPGASPSRPVYHVL; encoded by the exons ATGGAGGTCCAGGATAACTGCCACTATTCCCCATCTCAGCTTTTTTACCACAGCTCATGCATGCCTTCACCTGAAGGTTCTGAATTCATTGACAACTTTGAACAGAGGTTTGCAGCTTTGGCTGATTTTCAGGGCTCGGATGAAGATGAGCATGTGCGGGCTCCCAGTGGTCATCACCAAGCTGGCCACTGTCTCATGTGGGCTTGTAAAGCTTGCAAGAGGAAATCGAATACGGTGGACCGCAGGAAGGCAGCCACTATGAGAGAAAGGAGAAGGCTCAAGAAAGTCAATCAAGCTTTTGAAACCCTCAGGCGGTGCACCTCGGTCAACCCCAATCAAAGGCTTCCTAAAGTGGAGATTCTTCGCAATGCCATCCAGTACATTGAGGGCCTGCAGGATCTCCTGAGAGAGCAAGTGGAGAATTATTACAGCCTGCCAGGCCAGAGCAGCTCTGAACCAGGGAGCCCCACTTCCAACTGCTCAGATGGAATG ATGGAGTGCAACAGCCCGGACTGGCGTTCGAGGAGCAACAGTTATGGCAGTTCTTACACTTCAGAGATGCAGAATG AATGCCCCAGTGAGAGAGGCCCCGCCGTGTCCAGTCTGCAATGCCTGTCAAGTATTGTGGAGCGTCTTTCCTCCTCGAACGCCGGGGTATTGGCCAGCAGAGACGTCAGCACTCTGTCACTGACCTGCACTGACTCCCAGCCCAGCACCCCGGGGGCATCCCCCTCAAGGCCAGTGTACCATGTGCTGtga